In Armatimonadota bacterium, a single genomic region encodes these proteins:
- a CDS encoding TIGR03790 family protein, which translates to MKPPTNVVVIANERSFDSRQIAKKYGDAYSLPAKQRINIQCASSEEVPLNEYRRNIENAVFQHLRKHDLYETVDYLVLTKGIPIRIREGGFSVDAALMVAPMRLPFRRGVTEWHFNPFFDSKGAFSRKKTGFHLATRLDGYLADHAIRLVDNSKKAKQKKGIFMLDQDPTRKGGSYDLVNSSMQSAARLLKQKGFEVIFDQTKDFLGDRGDLMGYYSWGSNDAHFAQARYRRLRFYPGAIAETAVSTSARTFKRTDQGQSLIADLIESGVTGVKGYVSEPYAEALCRAAILFERYTAGRNLAESFYAASPFLLWKDLVIGDPLCAPFAK; encoded by the coding sequence ATGAAGCCTCCAACCAACGTCGTCGTCATTGCGAACGAACGCAGCTTCGATTCGCGCCAGATCGCCAAGAAGTACGGCGACGCTTACTCCCTGCCCGCCAAGCAAAGAATCAACATCCAGTGCGCCTCCTCCGAAGAAGTGCCGCTGAACGAATATCGCCGCAACATCGAGAACGCGGTCTTTCAACACCTTCGCAAGCACGACCTTTACGAGACGGTCGATTATCTGGTGCTGACCAAGGGCATTCCGATACGCATACGCGAAGGTGGCTTCTCTGTGGACGCCGCGCTGATGGTCGCTCCCATGCGACTTCCCTTCAGACGCGGCGTTACCGAATGGCATTTCAATCCTTTCTTCGATTCTAAAGGAGCCTTCAGCCGCAAGAAGACCGGATTTCACCTGGCAACCCGCTTGGACGGCTATCTGGCCGACCATGCGATCCGGCTGGTCGATAACTCCAAAAAAGCCAAGCAAAAGAAGGGCATCTTTATGCTGGATCAAGACCCCACGCGCAAGGGCGGCAGCTACGATCTGGTGAATAGCAGCATGCAAAGCGCGGCCCGCCTGTTGAAACAGAAAGGCTTTGAGGTGATCTTTGATCAGACCAAGGACTTTCTGGGCGACCGCGGCGATCTGATGGGTTACTACTCTTGGGGCAGCAACGACGCTCACTTTGCTCAGGCTCGCTATCGGCGGTTGCGCTTCTATCCCGGCGCCATTGCCGAAACGGCAGTATCCACCAGCGCGCGCACGTTCAAGCGCACGGATCAGGGCCAGAGCCTGATCGCCGATTTAATCGAATCGGGCGTTACGGGCGTCAAAGGCTATGTCTCCGAGCCGTATGCCGAGGCGCTCTGTCGTGCGGCCATCCTGTTCGAACGGTACACTGCCGGGCGCAACCTGGCCGAGAGTTTCTACGCCGCCTCGCCGTTCTTGCTTTGGAAGGACTTGGTGATCGGCGATCCGCTGTGCGCTCCCTTCGCTAAATGA
- the tatA gene encoding twin-arginine translocase TatA/TatE family subunit, producing the protein MFGSIGFQELMVVLVLALLVFGPKKLPEIGRSLGKTLREFKKAGEDVTRSLEEPFEERYDRGDRF; encoded by the coding sequence ATGTTTGGCAGCATTGGATTTCAAGAACTGATGGTCGTGCTGGTGTTGGCCCTATTGGTTTTCGGGCCAAAGAAGCTGCCAGAAATCGGACGCTCGCTGGGCAAAACCCTGAGAGAGTTCAAGAAAGCCGGCGAAGACGTAACGCGCTCGCTAGAAGAGCCGTTTGAAGAGAGATACGATCGGGGAGACAGGTTCTAG
- the secG gene encoding preprotein translocase subunit SecG, whose amino-acid sequence MNIVYYILVGLDVLVMITFIGLVTAQTAKSEGIFMGGGATGGYAKAKPGFEDFVSRWTLYLAIAFFVLTTVVTYWPKH is encoded by the coding sequence ATGAACATCGTTTATTACATTCTGGTAGGTCTGGACGTGCTGGTTATGATCACCTTCATCGGCCTGGTAACGGCGCAGACGGCCAAATCGGAAGGCATCTTTATGGGCGGCGGCGCAACGGGCGGCTACGCCAAGGCCAAGCCCGGATTTGAAGACTTTGTCTCGCGCTGGACGCTCTACCTGGCCATCGCATTCTTCGTACTCACGACGGTCGTAACCTACTGGCCAAAACACTAG
- a CDS encoding cbb3-type cytochrome c oxidase subunit II: MIQRWLVVAAVGLLAVATITGIALLFGYQPDAPRESVLAIEERWGWLRRLHHASSGGLLVALLALLVARFWHKEFGAAWLAGLVCLGLALSFQLTGHALPWDAHAESTTATEIGIVSEMPVVGGLKARFLQGGEEFGDHTVQVWYRFHAVWLPLISVLFLAYLARRAKPNLDWQGAVVAILLLALFSIKPLSVGDSLSDSPGYYAQPEWYVLPLHALYRLTGGGMIYWLAILGCLAFLVALPAFAHRIHRAVWSLVALAVLGSMSAICIWAIQPAPRQSKDPPAVLTKDASLAEQGQRLYAQHRCSRCHAIEGQGSRRGPNLTKVGEKRPDRDWHVRHLQNPSQVSPGSTMPSFRRLPESELRALAEYLVNLR, from the coding sequence ATGATTCAGCGCTGGCTGGTCGTTGCGGCGGTCGGATTGCTGGCGGTCGCAACGATTACCGGCATTGCGCTTCTGTTCGGCTACCAGCCCGACGCCCCGAGAGAATCGGTGTTGGCGATCGAGGAGCGTTGGGGCTGGCTGCGGCGGCTCCACCACGCTTCCAGCGGCGGGCTGCTGGTCGCGCTGTTAGCGCTTTTGGTCGCCAGGTTCTGGCACAAGGAGTTTGGCGCCGCTTGGCTAGCGGGCCTTGTCTGTTTGGGGCTTGCGTTGTCGTTTCAGCTGACCGGTCATGCGCTGCCTTGGGACGCCCATGCCGAATCGACGACGGCAACGGAGATCGGGATCGTGTCGGAGATGCCGGTAGTGGGCGGGCTGAAGGCGAGGTTTCTTCAGGGCGGCGAGGAGTTTGGGGATCATACGGTTCAAGTTTGGTACCGTTTTCACGCAGTCTGGCTGCCGCTGATATCGGTGTTGTTCTTAGCGTATCTGGCGCGAAGGGCGAAGCCTAACCTCGATTGGCAAGGCGCGGTCGTTGCGATTCTGCTGCTGGCGCTGTTCTCTATCAAGCCGCTCAGCGTTGGGGACAGCCTATCCGACTCGCCCGGCTACTATGCTCAGCCGGAGTGGTATGTGCTGCCTCTTCACGCGCTCTATCGTTTGACGGGCGGCGGCATGATTTATTGGCTGGCGATCTTGGGCTGCCTGGCTTTCCTTGTTGCTCTTCCGGCCTTTGCTCATCGTATCCACCGAGCTGTCTGGAGCTTAGTCGCCCTGGCTGTGCTGGGTTCGATGTCGGCCATTTGCATCTGGGCGATCCAGCCAGCGCCTCGGCAATCAAAAGACCCGCCTGCCGTCCTGACAAAGGACGCCAGCCTTGCAGAGCAGGGCCAACGCCTCTACGCTCAGCATCGCTGTTCGCGCTGCCATGCGATCGAGGGTCAAGGCTCGCGCCGGGGGCCGAATCTCACCAAAGTGGGCGAGAAGCGGCCGGACAGAGATTGGCACGTGCGGCACCTTCAGAACCCTTCTCAAGTTTCGCCAGGTTCTACGATGCCCTCTTTTCGCCGTTTGCCCGAATCAGAGCTGAGGGCCTTGGCCGAGTATCTCGTAAACTTGCGTTGA
- a CDS encoding RNA-binding protein, with the protein MFALNFYSDLYGDLLRNCRKTVTIRLGDKSDKYSTGQVVWVTLGQRFGRRRKLYTAILDRVEVKPIQDLTPRDIERENSEFRNYEEVASLMERLYDRPILPTDTVTVIYFSRIDED; encoded by the coding sequence ATGTTTGCGCTCAACTTTTACTCAGACCTTTATGGCGATCTGTTGCGAAACTGCCGCAAGACCGTAACGATCCGTTTAGGCGATAAATCCGACAAATACTCGACTGGGCAGGTCGTTTGGGTGACCCTTGGCCAGCGATTTGGCCGCCGACGAAAGCTTTACACGGCGATTCTCGATCGAGTGGAGGTCAAACCGATCCAAGACCTAACGCCGCGCGACATCGAGCGAGAGAACTCCGAGTTTAGAAACTACGAAGAGGTCGCCTCGCTGATGGAGCGGCTTTACGATCGGCCGATCTTGCCAACGGACACGGTAACCGTCATCTACTTCTCTCGAATCGACGAAGATTAG
- a CDS encoding long-chain fatty acid--CoA ligase has translation MFLHESIARSAQRHPDKPAVFFRDHVLTYAQLWGAVQAAAAGFRDNLGIQPGDRVGIVLPNVPQFVIAYHALSQLGAIAVPVNPLLKAPEIQYIWNNAGVVAAITFPMLLQAVMEAKGGIPSLRDILIVGADSDLPEGIKPFDSMLKPPTAPLPSPAISPEDPAVFIYTSGTTGFPKGVMLTHRNILSNIESCQAHLEFGNDEVILTVLPLFHSFGQTVCMNYMLWLGGAICLVERFTPALVLENIEKRRVTIAAMVPAMYGAILQTPMEREYDLSSLKFCVSGGSPMPEPLQLAFESKFNCAILEGDGPTECSPVTSVNPIPGKGSRKIGSVGVPVPGVEIKIFDDDDRELPQGEIGEIVVRGPNVMKGYYNDPESTAEAMRSGWYHTGDMGRFDEDGYLYIVDRKKDMIIVGGINVYPSEVENSLLRHPAVADVAVIGLHDAERGEIPCAVIVPKPGVEADAKEIMAWCRHQMAIYKAPRQVIFRTELPRSATGKVVKRLLKKELEMEQGMTEE, from the coding sequence ATGTTCTTGCACGAATCGATCGCCCGTTCCGCTCAAAGGCATCCCGATAAGCCTGCCGTTTTCTTTCGCGACCATGTTTTAACATACGCGCAACTATGGGGCGCGGTTCAGGCCGCTGCTGCCGGATTCCGAGACAACTTGGGCATCCAGCCCGGCGACCGGGTGGGAATCGTGCTGCCCAACGTGCCTCAGTTCGTCATCGCCTATCACGCGCTATCGCAATTGGGCGCGATCGCCGTGCCGGTCAATCCGTTGCTCAAGGCGCCCGAAATCCAGTACATTTGGAACAATGCGGGCGTCGTAGCGGCGATCACATTTCCCATGCTGCTGCAAGCCGTGATGGAAGCGAAAGGCGGCATTCCATCGTTGCGCGACATCTTAATTGTCGGCGCCGACAGCGACTTGCCAGAGGGAATCAAACCGTTCGATTCCATGCTCAAGCCGCCGACCGCTCCTTTGCCAAGCCCCGCTATTTCGCCGGAAGACCCGGCCGTTTTCATATACACCAGCGGCACTACGGGCTTTCCGAAGGGCGTCATGCTGACTCATCGAAACATCCTCTCGAACATCGAGTCGTGCCAGGCGCACTTGGAGTTCGGTAACGACGAGGTCATCCTAACCGTCTTGCCGCTCTTCCATTCGTTCGGCCAGACGGTCTGCATGAACTATATGCTCTGGCTGGGCGGGGCGATCTGTTTGGTCGAGCGTTTCACCCCGGCGCTCGTGTTAGAGAACATCGAGAAGCGGAGGGTTACGATCGCCGCCATGGTGCCGGCTATGTACGGCGCGATCTTGCAAACCCCGATGGAGCGGGAATACGATCTCTCGTCGCTCAAGTTTTGCGTTTCGGGCGGATCGCCCATGCCCGAACCGCTTCAACTGGCCTTCGAGAGCAAGTTCAATTGCGCGATTTTGGAGGGCGACGGTCCGACCGAGTGCTCGCCGGTTACCAGCGTGAATCCGATCCCCGGCAAAGGCTCTCGGAAGATCGGCTCGGTGGGCGTGCCCGTGCCCGGCGTCGAGATCAAGATATTCGACGATGACGACCGCGAACTGCCCCAAGGCGAGATTGGCGAGATTGTGGTGCGCGGCCCCAATGTAATGAAGGGTTACTACAACGATCCTGAATCGACCGCCGAAGCCATGCGCTCGGGCTGGTATCACACGGGCGACATGGGGCGATTCGACGAGGACGGCTATCTCTATATCGTGGATCGCAAGAAGGACATGATCATCGTGGGCGGCATCAACGTCTATCCGAGCGAAGTGGAGAACAGCCTGCTGCGGCATCCTGCGGTCGCCGATGTCGCCGTGATCGGTCTGCACGACGCCGAGCGCGGCGAGATCCCGTGCGCCGTGATCGTGCCCAAACCGGGCGTCGAGGCGGACGCAAAGGAGATCATGGCCTGGTGTCGGCATCAAATGGCCATCTACAAGGCTCCGCGCCAGGTAATCTTTCGGACGGAACTGCCCCGCTCCGCGACCGGCAAGGTCGTTAAGCGCTTGCTGAAGAAAGAGTTGGAGATGGAGCAGGGAATGACCGAGGAGTAA